The Branchiostoma floridae strain S238N-H82 chromosome 10, Bfl_VNyyK, whole genome shotgun sequence genome has a segment encoding these proteins:
- the LOC118425167 gene encoding uncharacterized protein LOC118425167 isoform X1: MGEEHRKYVIGFFVVAAIVMIIALVASSFQRLESDEIGIAYDTIQKHLGSDVKEEGLHTGPVGYRFIKFPSVFKTLEYTSLTCLNKDGVPIVLDVAFQYLARPSDLNRIVTEFRDHENYVTVLRNVGEAALHEACSQFNTSEFQSARALFTEKVRETLSLRFNDLSSDITDLQVNNIARPSEYESAVRDKEAARENIQVAENERPRLLTQARTTRREAETQAQIAINKAQSDARIAISRAEAEAEAILNEYQTEADTYATIIQRQGLTTEGFLAYMGVRAISSSKNPVYAGVKAPAKTAYLGETP, from the exons ATGGGGGAGGAACACAGGAAATATGTCATCGGTTTCTTCGTGGTGGCAGCGATTGTCATGATCATCGCTCTGGTGGCCAGCTCCTTCCAGCGACTGGAGTCAGATGAAA TCGGTATAGCGTACGACACCATACAGAAACACCTCGGGTCAGATGTGAAGGAGGAAGGTTTACACACAGGACCTGTCGGCTACAGGTTCATCAagtttccttctgtcttcaagacaCTGGAGTACACCAGTCTCACCTGCTTAAACAAG GATGGGGTGCCCATAGTGCTTGATGTGGCGTTCCAGTATCTGGCTCGACCCTCGGACCTGAACAGGATCGTGACAGAGTTCCGTGATCACGAGAACTATGTCACTGTGCTGAGGAACGTTG GAGAGGCGGCCCTGCACGAGGCCTGTAGTCAGTTCAACACGTCAGAGTTCCAGTCAGCACGAGCGCTTTTCACTGAGAAAGTCCGGGAAACGCTGAGTCTCAGGTTCAACGACCTCAGCTCTGACATCACAGACTTACAG GTGAATAACATTGCTCGTCCCAGTGAGTACGAATCCGCCGTCAGAGACAAGGAAGCGGCGCGTGAAAATATTCAG GTTGCTGAGAATGAACGACCGAGGCTGTTGACCCAGGCCAGGACGACCCGGAGAGAAGCGGAGACGCAGGCTCAGATCGCCATCAACAAGGCACAATCTGACGCCAGGATAGCCATCAGCAG AGCGGAGGCAGAGGCAGAGGCCATTCTAAATGAGTACCAGACTGAGGCTGACACCTACGCTACCATCATCCAGCGCCAGGGTCTCACCACAGAGGGTTTCCTGGCGTACATGGGTGTACGGGCTATCA GTTCCTCCAAGAACCCTGTGTACGCAGGTGTGAAGGCGCCGGCTAAGACAGCGTACCTGGGAGAAACACCCTGA
- the LOC118425167 gene encoding uncharacterized protein LOC118425167 isoform X2, with protein MGEEHRKYVIGFFVVAAIVMIIALVASSFQRLESDEIGIAYDTIQKHLGSDVKEEGLHTGPVGYRFIKFPSVFKTLEYTSLTCLNKDGVPIVLDVAFQYLARPSDLNRIVTEFRDHENYVTVLRNVGEAALHEACSQFNTSEFQSARALFTEKVRETLSLRFNDLSSDITDLQVNDITRPTAYESAVRAKEAARENIQVAENERPRLLTQARTTRREAETQAQIAINKAQSDARIAISRAEAEAEAILNEYQTEADTYATIIQRQGLTTEGFLAYMGVRAISSSKNPVYAGVKAPAKTAYLGETP; from the exons ATGGGGGAGGAACACAGGAAATATGTCATCGGTTTCTTCGTGGTGGCAGCGATTGTCATGATCATCGCTCTGGTGGCCAGCTCCTTCCAGCGACTGGAGTCAGATGAAA TCGGTATAGCGTACGACACCATACAGAAACACCTCGGGTCAGATGTGAAGGAGGAAGGTTTACACACAGGACCTGTCGGCTACAGGTTCATCAagtttccttctgtcttcaagacaCTGGAGTACACCAGTCTCACCTGCTTAAACAAG GATGGGGTGCCCATAGTGCTTGATGTGGCGTTCCAGTATCTGGCTCGACCCTCGGACCTGAACAGGATCGTGACAGAGTTCCGTGATCACGAGAACTATGTCACTGTGCTGAGGAACGTTG GAGAGGCGGCCCTGCACGAGGCCTGTAGTCAGTTCAACACGTCAGAGTTCCAGTCAGCACGAGCGCTTTTCACTGAGAAAGTCCGGGAAACGCTGAGTCTCAGGTTCAACGACCTCAGCTCTGACATCACAGACTTACAG GTCAACGACATAACGCGACCCACAGCTTATGAAAGTGCCGTACGCGCCAAGGAAGCCGCTCGGGAAAACATCCAG GTTGCTGAGAATGAACGACCGAGGCTGTTGACCCAGGCCAGGACGACCCGGAGAGAAGCGGAGACGCAGGCTCAGATCGCCATCAACAAGGCACAATCTGACGCCAGGATAGCCATCAGCAG AGCGGAGGCAGAGGCAGAGGCCATTCTAAATGAGTACCAGACTGAGGCTGACACCTACGCTACCATCATCCAGCGCCAGGGTCTCACCACAGAGGGTTTCCTGGCGTACATGGGTGTACGGGCTATCA GTTCCTCCAAGAACCCTGTGTACGCAGGTGTGAAGGCGCCGGCTAAGACAGCGTACCTGGGAGAAACACCCTGA